The Oncorhynchus masou masou isolate Uvic2021 unplaced genomic scaffold, UVic_Omas_1.1 unplaced_scaffold_33___fragment_4___debris, whole genome shotgun sequence genomic interval tatttgcaaattatggtggaaaataagtatttggtattTATGATATTTAACCATTTAAATATTGTGTATTTGATTACATTTAATCACATTTGTACATCAAAAATGTAGCCAGGTTATTGCAAATTGTGAATGAAATGTGTGTCAAAACAAACGCAAGAAATCGTTCAGATTGAGAATCTATTTTAGCTAATGATTGGTAGCTAGCTAGaacatacagtatttattctaTTCTAGCTATCTATAGAATTGTAATATAACAAGCTTGACTTTTAGTTACTAATGAGCATAGGCATTTATTCACTTTCAAAGTATACATTCTTCTACAACCCTTTCCTGTCCTCCCCCTTGTGTCCTTCAACACAATTACACTAGGGCATCACATATCCCCTTTTCTTAATGAATCAACATGCTTACATAGCACAATAACAACATCATGTGATGCTTTGGCTAATAACACAACTGGGCCCACCATTACTGTGGTGTAAAACAAAACACTAGCTATGTATCCCCCAGTTACTCAACCACCTGCAATGACACAAATAGACTCTGCCCACATAACTATTAtactggacaaaaatataaaccaaacatgcaacaatttcaaatattttactgagttacaattcatataaggaaatcagtcaattgaaatagatTCGACAGGctctaatttatggatttcacatgcctgtgaataaagatatgcatctgttggtcacagataccttaaaaaacaagataggggagtggatcagaaaacctgtTAGTATCTGTTGTGACCACCATGTGTCTCATTCAGCgtgacatctccttcacatagagttgatcaggctgttgattgtggcctgtggaatgttgtcccacttccCAACAATgtctgtgtgaagttgctggatattggcgggaactggaacacgctgtcgtacacgtcaatccagagcatcccaaacattctcaatgggtgacatgtctggtgagtatgcaggccatggaagaactgggacattttcagcttccaagaattgtgtacagatccttacgacatggggtcgtgcattatcatgctgaaatatgaggtgatggcggcggattaATGGCTTGACAATGGTCCTTAGGATCTCCCCACGGtatctctatgcattcaaattgcataaaatgcaattgtgttcattgtctgtagcttatgcctgcccataccataaccccatcaccaccatggggcactctgttcacaacgttgacatcagcaaaccactcgcccacacaacaccatacacgtggtcttTGGTTGtcaggccagttggacgtactgccaaattctctaaaacgatgttggaggcatcttatggtggagaaattaacattaaattattggCAACAGCTCTagcggacattcctgcagtcagcatgccaattgcatactccctcaaaacttgagacatctgtggcattgtgttgtgtgacaaaactgcacagttaagaacacacactttttcagttctgtccacaaattttctatgggattgaggtcagggctttgtgatggcaactccaatactttggctttgttgtccttaagccattttgccacaacattggaagtatgcttgagagAGGCAGTTTGtggtttccagggttagagtagtgcagaagttgtTGTATGCAGAGGCAGTGAATagagtagaggaagatgggttaatggggaggagtggtgagagtagatctgtaccagtacagagggataaaCCAACAAGTGAAATATGTTTCAGTAAGATAGGATTTTTAAcatttatagcaatggttatcaactgtactgcaggaaTGGATTGTAAGTAACAGGAAatagaggttgtggtggcagctgcagtgAGGTATTTGGGTGTGTGAGACTtaacatcagaagagttacagtgTGTATTAAGTGGTGGTGTCCTTTCAGGCTATTGGCCTGAAgtaggactaaatagatttaaatagtggagtatggtaattattaaaaatatataattgtgaGTGTAGTGTTAGAGAGATAGGGTGTTTGTTAATTTATTCATTTTTTCAAGCAAAGTGTAAGGGAGTTGTACTCCAGtccagtaggtggcggtaatgaaACATTTATTGGATGCTAACCACCGTTAAACCGAATCGAAAAAGAAGATAAATCGCAAtgggggtgatggagggatgaaTAATGCTGGGGAAGCATTGAGTAGTAGTGCGTGTTGAGAGTAGACCTGTAAAGCGCAGGACCCGTTTAGATAGAGGTCGGAGTAGAAGGTTCTAAAGTTATTGTAGTGTTCCCAGCAGCAGTAAGTAAACACTTCCACCGTTACATTTGACAAAATAAATGAGGAAAGCGATTGGGGTGATTAAGGATGCCAAACACCTGAGTTATGGAAAGGTTCTGATCATTGCAAATAGTTTTGAAAATGAACTCACTAAATGGCAGTCGGGTGAAATGTCACATTCCTGTGTCTAAATTGAAGGGGTTATTTACTGGGATGCCATTGGATATTAGACAAAGAAGTGTAAGTGTAATTCACACAGAAATATGTTGCATAAAGCCTACTTCATTATTCaatgtttgttattttttacttaatCAGGGATAGCGTACACAGACTTTTCGGCTTTACAGTCTTCTTTAGTGTGTAGGTACAATTTCCTTTAATTCAAAGCAGCATTTGTAAAGAACAAGAAATGAGCAGCTGGTGCTTCTAATCAGGGTTGCCACTCATCTGCCAATCAGGAATGTGGCCCCTCTGGTCTACCTGCATACAAATTAGTCCCAAAAATATATAGAATGATAGGGTATGGGAGCACGAAGGGCAACTTACAAATCAATGGCCCAAGCTGTCCGCTCACCTAAACACGTCACATCAATTCACCACAAAGGACATCGGGCAAAGCCGCTGGGGCGACTCATAAACAATATGGAAAATCTGATATGGACAGTGTTCTAGTTTAACAGTCTAAAGGTGGctcctcttcaatctcaggaggctgaagaaatttagcttgtcaccaaaaacactcacaaacttttacagatgcacaatcgagagcatcctgtcgggctgtatcaccgcctggtacggcaactgctccgcccacaacagtaaggccctccagagggtagtgaggtctgcacaacgcatcaccgggggaaaagtacctgccctccaggacacctacaccacccggtgttacaggaaggccaaaaagataatcaaggacaacaaccccctgagccactgcctgttcaccctgctatcatccagaaggcgaggtcagtacagatgcatcaaagctgggaccgagagactgaaaaacagcttctatctcaaggccatcagactgttaaacagccatcgctagcattgagtggctgctgccaacatactgactcaaatctctagccacttaataattaaaaatgtaatgtaataaatatatcactagtcactttaaacaatgccactttatataatgtttatataccctacattactcatctcatatgtatatgtaacggatgtgaaacggctagctagttagcggtggtgcactctaaatagcgtttcaagggctgtggcttttgtggagcgatgggtaacaattcTTCATGGGtaactgttgttgatgtgtgcagagggtccctggttcgcgcccggcgagaattctaccactaAACAACCAATGCCTTGTGAAAGAGAAGTTATCCCACAGGCTGGAAATCATATCAGAAAGCTTGAATTTCAAGAGTATTTTATGCTTTGAGGATTTGGTGTAAAATGTAAATAAGCCTTCCTtcctccccgtcggggaattgaacgccggtctcccgcgtgacaggaggggatactcaccactatactGACGAGGAACAAGTTGCTACATTTTACCCTATTATAGTAAAAAACTATGGAGGTCCGTAAGGACTCTTCGCTCGGCTGGCATACCATATTGTTACTTAAATGGTGGCTGTTATTCTACAAAAATGcagctgttattctggctgcactttttgacaTGACTGTAAATTAGCTGTCGTTGGATCGCCAGCAAGCAaaggataagaacgttgccagccagtatagcaatggaacatttagaacaaacaAACTCATTGCATAAAAggatatataaatatacagtgccttgcaaaagtattcggccccttgaactttgcaaccttttgccacatttcaggcttcaaacataaagatataaaactgtattttttgtgaagaatcaacaacaagtgggacacaatcatgaagtggaacgacatttattggatatttcaaatggttttttaacaaatcaaaaactgaaaaattggattgcaaaattattcagcccctttattttcagtgcaacaaactctctccagaagttcagtgaggatctctgaatgatccaatgttgacctaaatgactaatgatgataaatacaatccacctgtgtgtaatcaagtctccgtataaatgcacctgcactgtgatagtctcagaggtccgttaaaagcgcagagagcatcatgaagaacaaggaacacaccaggcaggtccgagatactgttgtgaagaagtttgaagccggatttggatacaaaaagatttcccaagctttaaacatcccaaggagcactgtgcaagcgataatattgaaatggaaggagtattagaccactgcaaatctaccaagccctggccgtccctctaaactttcagcaaCTTTcaactgatcagagatgcagccaagaggcccattatcactctggatgaactgcagagatctacagctgaggtgggagactctgtccataggacaacaatcagtcgtatattgcacaaatctggcctttatggaagagtggcaagaagaaagccatttcttaaagatatccataaaaagtgtcatttaaagtttgccacaagccacctgggagacacaccaaacatgtggaagaaggtgctctggtcagatgaaaccaaaattgaactttttggcaacaatgcaaaacgttatgtttggcgtaaaagcacagctcatcaccctgaacacaccatccccactgtcaaacatggtggtggcagcatcacggtttgggcctgcttttcttcagcagggacagggaagatggttaaaattgatgggaagatggatggagccaaatacaggaccattctggaagaaaacctgatggagtctgcaaaagacctgagactgggacggagatttgtcttccaacaagacaatgatccaaaacataaagcaaaatctacaatggaatggttcaaaaaaacatatccaggtgttagaatggccaagtcaaagtccagacctgaatccaattgagaatctgtggaaataactgaaaactgctgttcacaaatgctctccatccaacctcactgagctcgagctgttttgcaaggaggaatggggaaaaatgtcagtctctcgatgtgcaaaactgatagagacataccccaagcgacttacagctgtaatcgcagcaaaaggtggcgctacaaagtattaacttaagggggctgaataattttgcacgcctaatttttcagtttttgatttgttaaaaaagtttgaaatatccaataaatgtcgttccacttcatgattgtgtcccacttgttgttgattcttcacaaaaaaatacagttttatatctttatgtttgaagcctgaaatgtggcaaaaagtcaccaagttcaagggggccgaatacttttgcaaggcactgtatatacatatatcctccaaacaccaactttgagggcattatcacttttatacaatggTTTACCAACAtcttcaaataatgattgacatattttcattaaaaacattattttgattaatttattcatactatttcatcttTCCACAAAATATTGTcccaacacaaatctagggttgctacccaaaccGGCTGGTCGTTCGTCCTATCGGTTACTAGAGAGCAATTCAGAATTTTTGttctgtatgtacagttgaagtcggttcACATGCGCACTCCAACACCATTTACAAACGCAGTatttgtgtttaatgagtctgccagatcagcgGCAGTAAGGATGACAACACGTTAtactgatacagttgaagtctgaagttttcatagccttagccaaatacattttaactcagtttttcacaattcctgacatttaatcctagtaaaaattcagtTTTAGGttagttaagatcaccactttattttaagaatgcaaAATGACAGAATAacagaagagagaatgatttatttcagattttatttttcatcacattcccagtgggtcagaagtttacatactaattgagtgtatttggtagcattgcctttaaatggtttaacttgggtcaaacttttcgggtagccttccacaagcttcccacaacaagttggtTGAAtcttggccaattcctcctgacagagctgctgtaactgagtcaggtttgtaggcatctgaagccatgaagtgctttgaaaggttggtaatctctcacatcaacaccattatcccagaaactctagacccactccaatttgcataccgcccaaacagatccacagatgatgccatctctattgcactccacactgccctttctgacctggacaaaaataacacgtgaaaatgctattcattgactagagctcagcattcaacaccatagtaccgtcAAAAATCATCACTAAGCtatggatcctggacatcctgacgggtcgcccccaggtggtgagggtaggtagcaacacatctgccacactgatcctcaactctggagctccacaggggtgcgtgctcagtcccctccctgGCCGtacggcccagcacatcactgtggctaagctgcctgccatccaggacctctacaccaggcggtgtcagaggaaggccttaaaaattgtcagattgttctctctactaccccatggcaagcggtaccagagtgccaagtctaggacaaaatggctcctcaacagtttttacccctaagccataagactcctgaacaggtaatcaaatggctgccccccccccaacacctatTTTTAAgctgttgctactctctgtttatcatatattcatagtcactttaactatacattcatgtacgtactacctcaattggcccgaccaaccagtgctcccgcatttggctaaccaggctatctgcattgtgtcccgccacccaccaacccctcttttacactactgctactctttgTTCATCATATAAGCAGTCACTTTAACATATCATATGTACATAATACCTCAATCAGCCTAACAGGTGTCTCTGTATAAagccttgctacttttatagcctcgctacttttatagcctgtctttttactgttttatttatttacttacctattgttcacctaacactttttttgtcactattggttagagcctgtgagtaagcatttcactgtaagtttgTATTCGGCTCACGTGACAAGTGAACTTTgatttgtgaagatgctggaggaaatgggtacaaaagtatctacatccacagtaaaacgagtcctatatcaacataacctgaaaggccgctcagcaaggaagaaaccactgctccaaaaacgccGTAAAAAAgtcagattacggtttgcaactgcacatggggacaaagatcgtactttctggaaaatatctgatgaaacaaaattagaaccgtttggccataatgaccatcgttatgtttggaggaaaaaggggaggcttacaagccgaagaacaccatcccaactgtgaagcatgggggtggcagcatcatgttgctttgctgcaggagggactggtacacttcacaaaatagatggcatcatgagggaaaaTTACatggtatattgaagcaacatctcaagacatcagtcaagaagttaaagcttggtcacaaatgggtcttccaaatggacaatgaccccaagcatacttccaaagttgtggcacaatggcttaaggacaacaaagtcaatattggagtggccatcacaaagccctgacttcaatcctttagaaaatttgtgggcagaactgaaaaagcatgtgcgagcaatgaggcctacaaaccactGCGTTTGTAAATGGTGTTGGAGCCCCTGCCTGcctataaaaaaatgttttctttgGTTTGCTTACTTAtagtcaagtagtattttacttggcgactttcacttgagtcatttttttATTAACGTACATTAAACCTTTACTCAACTATGACCATTTTTCATCACTGGACCCCTGGAGGAATCCCACCATTAGAATGCAATGCAACAGAGAACATATTTTTAATACTTCACATTCCAAACACAGCCTATGAtcatacaaaaaaaaaacacttaacATCCAGGACAAAAATACAAATTAATCCACGTTTATTGACCTTCACACAACAAATGGTACAAGGAGCAGAAATGTCAAACCTCAGTCATTGAAGAGTCACTCTCCTCCTTTgaccacattttttatttttactaggcaagtcagttaagaacaaattcttattttcaatgacggcctaggaacagtgggttaactgcctgttcaggggcagaacgacagattttgtaccttgtcagctcggggatttgaacttgcaacctctaacctctcggttactagtccaatgctctaaccactaggctacactgccgccctaTGTATGTATGTGGTcggtctgtttctctctcttattTGTGTGTTGAAGTCCTGTTGTAGTATTTAGTGTCTGTAGTACTGGGGTTAGGTAGAGATGGTACACTACATTCTCTCGTTTTCTCCTCTTCCCGTTCCGTTTTTGGTTTCTTCTCATCCCTCCGCTCTAGGCCAAACTCGATCACCAAAGGTTTCCCGAGCAACCGGTACCCGTTCACCATCTCCAAGGCTCTCTGGGACGTTTCGGTGTCTAGAAAATTGTATAACACGACAATATTAGTGATGGGAGAAAATAAGAAATATATCAATACAGTTTCATATTAGGATGTTATGTTTGGacgatatatacagtaccagtcaaaagattggatttagatttgtttaacaatttttggttactaaattattCCATAAATGCCATTTCATagtttgacgtcttcactattattctacaatgtaaaaataaagaaaaaccctggaatgagtaggtgtgtccaaacttttgactggtacagtatatattgtaTATGGTGaattctgaatactttccgaccccttccctttctccacattttgttacgtttcagccctattctaaaattgatcaaatctttttttcctcatcattctacacacaggacataaggacaaagcaaaaacaggtttttagacaatacattattattcagaccctgtactcagtactttgttgaagcaccttcggcagcgattacagcctcgagtcttcttgggtatgacgctacaagcttggcacacctgtatttggggagtttctcccattctactcttcagatcctctcaagatctgtcaggttggataggtaGCATcgctgcgcagctattttcaggtctctccagagatattcgtttgggttcaagtccaggctctgactgggccactcagagactctaccataaaggcctgattggtggagtgctgcagagtctccatagaggaactccagagctctgtcagactgaccattgggttcttggtcacctccctgaccaaggcccttctcccccgattgctcagtttggacaggtggccagctctaggaagagtcttggtggttccaaacttctcccattgaagaatgatggaggccacttggttctcggggaccttcaatgctgcatacatgttttggtacccttgcccagatctgtgcctcgacacaatcctgtcttggagctctatggacaattcctccgacctcacggcttggtttttgctctgacatgcatggtcaactgtggcaccttatacagacaggtgtgtgtctttccaaatcatgtccaatcatttgaatttaccacagatggactccaatcaagttgtagaaacatctaggatgatcaatggaaaaaggatgcacctgatctcaattttgagtctcatagcaaagggtctgaaaacttatgtaaataaagtatttctgttttaaaaacatgtattccctttgtcattatggggcattgtgtgtagattaatgagaaaCAAaaagatttaatcaatttttgaataaggctataatgtaatacaatgtggaaaaagtcaaggggtctgaatacttttcgaatcaccgtactatattatacacaatTATTACAGCACGTGTTATGTGCAATGTATATACATAACAAGCACATTTGAATTGGTGTGCTGCTTAGAGATAGAGCGAGGGAGTGCATGTGTGTATGAGTTAGTCAGTTCGTCAGTCACCTTAAATATAGAggagtgtatgcatgtgtgtaatCTGAGCCTACAgggagaacgtgtgtgtgtgtgtgtgtgtgtatgtgagagcaAACTCAGTCATCTGACaaagattgtgtgtgtgcacacacacgtCAGTGTTACCTGATAGTGTGATGAAGGCGTGTCCCTTCAGTCTGCCAGTGAGTAGGCGGTAGACAACAGGCTGGGTGATGTCACAATCAAACCTGGAGAATAGCGCCACCAGCTGGGCCACAGAGGCACGGGCACTCAGGTTCTTCACACACAGCACCTACGTACAACCACAGGGACCAGACAACAGCAAGGTGGTGTGGCAGATCTCAAAGCCATGAGACTGAACTCAAGACAGTTGTTTCATTTCTCATTCTTAGTCTGTAATATGAGTAGCTTATACATCAGACACGTAACCGAGTCTGGTTAATGTCATTAGAACAAGTGAGTGATACTCTTATCTCCCAGAGAAACACGGTTACTAAAACACAATTAGTTTGATTTTACGTTGAGGAAGGTTCTACCTTTGATGGTTTCCCTGGCTGGTAGTTGTGGAATCGTGGTATGTTCCGGATCCCTTCCTCTGTTTCGCGGTTCTGCTGAATCTCTTCCTCTGGAATCTCTTCTACCTCGCCCCGCACCATCACCGGACCCCCAGGCCCCGCCGTTGCCACACTACACAGACTCCCAATTGGCTGGCTCACATTTATCTTCTTTGGAGCTGACAATTGCTTGTGTACAGATCTGTCCTGATCTTGTGATTGGCCAGAAGTGTCCATTGTAGTTGATTGGTCAGAGTCCTTGATCCCACTTCTCAATGGATCAGATCTACAGTCAAGCTGGACTTGTGATTGGTCAGTGCTTTTCCATGAGCTCTGTGATTTCTCAAAGTCAGTTTGTGGTTCAGGCTGAGGTAGAGATGAGTGTCCTGTGGTTTTCAGCTCAGAGTCCTCTGATACAGACGTGTGTTGTCGCCTATCACTTAGGACATCTCTGTACAGGGAGTCCAGGGGGTTTGAGGAAGATGCCCCCTGCTGGTCAGCTTGGGTATCTTCCTCTAAGGGAAAGACCAAAATTGTGAGCGCATAAGTGTTAGTAGTCCATGACAGCTTGTAGCCTACTTTTTAAAAAACATATtggccatttagcagacactcttatcatAGCAAAGAAAAAATGTTCCCTAACAGGGAGCATTTTTCTAGAtttttctccaaagctcagttgtcctgagtcagtagcggctctctatccaccggatgtgtagcAAACTCACTAAAAGTAGCAGTAagaaagcctctcttgaaaaagccaaaccttgacccagaaaatattttaaaaactatcagcctatatcgaatcttccattcctctcaaaatgtttagaaaaagctgttgcgcagcaactcactgccttcctgaagacaaacaatgtatacgaaatgcttctggttttagaccccatcatagactgagactgcacttgtgaaggtggtaaatgacctttaaatggcgtcagaccaaggctctgcatctgtcctcctagaccttagtgctgcttttgacaccatcgatcaccacattcttttggagagattggaaacacaCGGAAATATATCAGTTTGTCTTTGTGAATGGTTTGtattctgacaaatcaactgtaaatgtcagtgttactcaaggttccgttttaggaccactattgttttcactatatattttacctcttggggatgtcatttgaaaacataatgttaactttcactgctatgcggatgacacacagctgtacatttcaatgaaacatggtgaagccccaaaattgccctcgtttgaagcatgtgtttcagacat includes:
- the rbm41 gene encoding RNA-binding protein 41; translated protein: MTRHACEDGPVLEEQETEGQRQLHSLLLQQLDTDVNIDRCVAKRKCFAPAALYKPFGEQAAGVRSLSQFRALQDGESELASLRELGLTDLEVELWLNRDQPENTEKGHGVCVAPGVRQQRLLVIQDKMDARSELISRPQRFSASLPLSRREMEIEKALFQGNDRLGFLTALYHQEEDTQADQQGASSSNPLDSLYRDVLSDRRQHTSVSEDSELKTTGHSSLPQPEPQTDFEKSQSSWKSTDQSQVQLDCRSDPLRSGIKDSDQSTTMDTSGQSQDQDRSVHKQLSAPKKINVSQPIGSLCSVATAGPGGPVMVRGEVEEIPEEEIQQNRETEEGIRNIPRFHNYQPGKPSKVLCVKNLSARASVAQLVALFSRFDCDITQPVVYRLLTGRLKGHAFITLSDTETSQRALEMVNGYRLLGKPLVIEFGLERRDEKKPKTEREEEKTRECSVPSLPNPSTTDTKYYNRTSTHK